The Neisseria macacae ATCC 33926 genome contains the following window.
ATGGGTTTGGCGAGTTTTACCCAGTTTGCTGTCGTCAAAGAAATCGGCAGGCGGATTTTGGGCGAGGATTTACAGGAGAACATCACGCTTTCCAGTCCGAAAGCCGTTGCCGATTATCTGCGCCTGCATTTAGGGCATGAAAAAATAGAAGTCAGCACCGCGCTTTTGCTCAACCGCCAAAACAGGCTGATTGCCATGCGCGAACTCTCGCGCGGAACGGTGGCAGAAAATACCGTCTATATCAGGGAAATCGTCAAGCTCGCATTGGACGAATACGCCGACAGCCTGATTATCGCGCATAATCATCCCGGCGGTTCGGCTACGCCTTCGCAATCCGACATTGCATTCACAGGTCGTCTGAAACAGGCTTTGGCATTGGTTGATGTCTCGCTTTTGGATCATTTCATTGTTACGGCGAAAGAAGTCTGCTCGATGCGGGAGCGGGGGTATATGGAAGGGTAAAAAGGCGTTTTGTCGGAGTCTGATAACGGTTTGTCTTGTTTTGATATTGTGCGAACAGATTGTTTAGATAGTATTTAGGTCGCCCCAAAGGTCGTCTGAAAATGTTTTCAGACGACCTTTTTGCTAATTTGAAAGTCTTTATTTCTTATGTCGGCAAACTGTTATGAACTTGAACAATAAAAGTTATGCACAGATTTTATAATAATAATTTCAATATAAAACAT
Protein-coding sequences here:
- the radC gene encoding RadC family protein; amino-acid sequence: MSIKQWPEGERPREKLLAHGAGALSDAELLAILLRVGTRGMSAVDLARYLLNEFGSLGKLMSADAKTLSAYKGMGLASFTQFAVVKEIGRRILGEDLQENITLSSPKAVADYLRLHLGHEKIEVSTALLLNRQNRLIAMRELSRGTVAENTVYIREIVKLALDEYADSLIIAHNHPGGSATPSQSDIAFTGRLKQALALVDVSLLDHFIVTAKEVCSMRERGYMEG